Proteins co-encoded in one Pseudorhizobium banfieldiae genomic window:
- a CDS encoding ABC transporter ATP-binding protein: protein MSLAETSTEATGEPAGTVLSVRDLSTSFKVENRWHTVVRNVSFDVGARETVAIVGESGSGKSVTSLSIMRLLPKASSRIEGSVRLENRELLTLPDEQMRQVRGNEISMIFQEPMTSLNPIFPIGKQIAEALTVHRDISRAEAKSEVIRLLEKVRIPNAKNRYDEFPHQFSGGMRQRVMIAMALASKPKLLIADEPTTALDVTIQGQILDLIKTLQDEEGMSVLFITHDMGVVAEVADRTMVMFRGEVVESGATGDIFHRGQHPYTRALLSAVPRLGSMVQRTLPQRFPLIDVKTGEQQIQVDVTDTVSRRKTPILQVRDLTTRFDIHSGLFGRKTGAVHAVEKVSFDLFEGETLSLVGESGCGKSTTGRSITRLITPTSGQIMIDGFDVMSLDKHALRTMRRSIQMVFQDPFASLNPRMSIGSAVMEPYLEHSLGSKQQARDKAADLLEKVGLSADMMRRFPHEFSGGQRQRIAIARALMLDPKVIVADEAVSALDVSIKAQVCNLLLDLQQSLKLAYLFISHDMAVVERVSHRVAVMYLGEIVEIGPRAAVFENPQHPYTRKLMAAVPIPDPSRRGLKRNISTDEIKSPIRPVDYVPPARHYREVSHGHLVQVP from the coding sequence ATGTCTCTCGCGGAAACCTCCACGGAAGCAACCGGTGAACCGGCCGGGACGGTGCTTTCGGTGCGTGACCTCAGTACCTCATTCAAGGTCGAGAACCGCTGGCACACCGTTGTCCGCAACGTCTCCTTCGACGTTGGTGCGCGGGAGACGGTGGCCATCGTCGGCGAATCCGGATCAGGCAAGAGCGTCACCTCGCTGTCGATCATGCGCCTTCTGCCGAAGGCCTCGAGCCGGATCGAGGGCAGCGTCCGGCTCGAGAACCGTGAACTGTTGACGCTGCCTGACGAGCAGATGCGGCAGGTTCGCGGCAACGAGATCTCGATGATCTTCCAGGAGCCGATGACCTCCCTCAACCCGATCTTTCCGATCGGCAAGCAGATCGCCGAGGCACTGACGGTCCACAGGGACATCAGCAGGGCGGAGGCGAAGTCCGAGGTCATCCGGCTGCTGGAGAAGGTGCGAATCCCGAACGCGAAGAATCGGTACGACGAGTTTCCGCACCAGTTCTCGGGAGGCATGCGCCAGCGCGTGATGATCGCGATGGCGCTGGCGTCGAAGCCGAAGCTGCTCATTGCCGACGAGCCGACGACGGCGCTGGACGTGACCATCCAGGGCCAGATCCTCGATCTCATCAAGACACTGCAGGACGAGGAGGGGATGTCCGTCCTGTTCATCACCCATGACATGGGTGTCGTTGCCGAAGTCGCGGACCGGACCATGGTCATGTTCCGTGGCGAAGTGGTGGAGTCCGGCGCGACCGGCGACATATTCCATCGAGGCCAGCACCCCTATACCCGAGCGCTGCTTTCGGCCGTACCGCGTCTCGGTTCCATGGTGCAGCGGACGCTCCCGCAACGGTTTCCGCTCATCGACGTGAAGACGGGAGAGCAGCAGATCCAGGTCGACGTGACCGACACCGTCTCGCGTCGCAAGACGCCGATCCTCCAGGTGCGCGACCTCACCACCCGTTTCGATATCCATTCCGGGCTTTTCGGCCGCAAGACAGGCGCCGTCCATGCGGTCGAGAAGGTATCCTTCGATCTCTTCGAGGGCGAGACGCTGTCGCTGGTCGGCGAGTCCGGTTGCGGCAAGTCCACCACCGGAAGATCGATCACGCGGCTGATCACCCCCACGAGCGGCCAGATCATGATTGACGGGTTCGATGTGATGAGCCTCGACAAGCACGCGCTGCGGACCATGCGGCGGTCGATCCAGATGGTTTTCCAGGATCCCTTCGCGAGCCTCAATCCGCGCATGAGTATTGGCTCGGCGGTCATGGAGCCCTATCTCGAGCACAGCCTGGGTTCGAAGCAGCAGGCGCGCGACAAGGCGGCGGATCTTCTCGAGAAGGTGGGGCTTTCGGCCGACATGATGCGGCGCTTCCCGCACGAATTCTCCGGCGGGCAGAGGCAGCGCATCGCGATTGCGCGGGCGCTGATGCTCGATCCCAAGGTAATCGTCGCGGATGAGGCGGTTTCGGCGCTCGATGTCTCCATCAAGGCGCAGGTCTGCAACCTGTTGCTCGACCTGCAGCAGAGCCTGAAGCTGGCCTACCTGTTCATCAGCCACGACATGGCCGTCGTCGAACGGGTCAGTCACAGGGTAGCCGTGATGTATCTCGGCGAGATCGTCGAGATAGGCCCCCGAGCCGCCGTCTTTGAAAACCCGCAGCATCCCTATACGCGCAAGCTGATGGCGGCAGTGCCGATCCCCGATCCTTCTCGGCGGGGTCTCAAGCGAAACATATCCACCGACGAGATCAAGAGCCCGATCCGCCCGGTGGACTACGTGCCGCCGGCCCGACACTACAGGGAGGTTTCGCACGGACACCTGGTGCAGGTTCCCTGA
- a CDS encoding M20 aminoacylase family protein, which produces MPVLNRAAEMQEVVAGWRRHLHEHPEILYDVHQTAAFVADKLRSFGCDVVETGIGRTGVVGIIKGRHGEGNVIGFRADMDALPILETSGKPWTSKTPGKAHSCGHDGHTAMLLGAAQYLAETRNFRGSVAVIFQPAEEGGAGALAMVEDGFLDKHNISQVYGMHNSPGLPLGQFAIRKGSVMAAADTFEITVTGRGSHAAQPHLSVDPVLTAGHIVVALQSIVSRQTDPLKSLVVTVASIHGGDANNVIPDTVKLGGTVRTLLPETRDFAEKRLKELVQATALAHGATADIAYRRGYPVTFNHEAETEFATGIAAKVGGPGSVDTDMAPHMGAEDFSYMLERRPGAFIFIGNGDTANLHNPAYDFNDEALPYGISYWVNLAETALAA; this is translated from the coding sequence ATGCCTGTCCTCAATCGCGCCGCTGAAATGCAGGAAGTCGTTGCGGGTTGGCGGCGTCATCTGCACGAGCACCCGGAGATCCTCTACGACGTGCACCAGACGGCAGCGTTTGTCGCTGACAAGCTCCGGTCCTTCGGGTGTGATGTCGTCGAGACCGGTATCGGCCGCACGGGCGTCGTCGGCATCATCAAGGGACGTCACGGCGAGGGAAACGTAATCGGTTTCCGAGCCGACATGGATGCGCTACCGATCCTGGAGACGAGCGGCAAGCCATGGACATCGAAGACGCCGGGAAAGGCACATTCCTGCGGCCATGATGGCCATACCGCCATGCTCCTTGGGGCGGCACAATATCTGGCAGAAACCCGCAACTTCAGGGGCTCCGTGGCAGTGATCTTCCAGCCTGCGGAAGAGGGCGGCGCGGGAGCGCTCGCCATGGTCGAGGATGGCTTCCTCGATAAGCACAACATCAGCCAGGTCTACGGGATGCACAACTCGCCCGGCCTGCCGCTCGGGCAGTTTGCGATCCGCAAGGGATCGGTCATGGCTGCGGCCGATACATTTGAAATCACCGTCACCGGGCGCGGCAGCCATGCGGCCCAACCCCATCTTTCCGTCGATCCGGTGCTGACGGCTGGTCATATCGTGGTGGCCTTGCAGTCGATCGTGTCCCGGCAGACCGATCCGCTGAAGTCGCTCGTAGTCACCGTCGCCTCCATCCATGGCGGGGATGCCAACAATGTCATCCCCGATACCGTCAAGCTGGGCGGGACAGTGCGCACGCTTCTGCCCGAGACGCGGGATTTCGCAGAGAAGCGGCTGAAGGAACTGGTGCAGGCGACGGCGCTTGCGCATGGTGCAACGGCCGATATCGCCTACCGCCGCGGCTATCCGGTGACCTTCAACCACGAGGCGGAAACGGAGTTCGCAACCGGGATCGCCGCAAAGGTCGGCGGGCCAGGCTCCGTTGACACGGACATGGCGCCGCACATGGGTGCCGAAGACTTTTCCTACATGCTTGAGCGGAGGCCGGGCGCGTTTATCTTCATCGGCAACGGCGATACTGCCAACCTCCACAATCCGGCCTACGACTTCAACGACGAGGCGCTCCCCTACGGCATCAGCTACTGGGTCAACCTTGCCGAGACGGCGCTGGCCGCCTGA
- a CDS encoding peptide ABC transporter substrate-binding protein, translating into MKTFNTLLAGTVACLALSTSLAHAERGADGELKILFWQAVSTMNPFLSAGTKEVYASSMVIEPLARYDEKGELVPWLVTEIPTVENGGISEDLLSMTWKLMPDLKWSDGSAFTADDVVFTWKYCTAPDGGCAQRAQYEGVKNVEAVDPQTVKVTFEEPKPYPYSAFVGAQSPIIQAAQFKDCLGAKAPGCTDANFKPVGTGPFVVTDFKPNDVITFEANSNYRDPDKPAFASVTLKGGGDAASAARAVLETGEFDYAWNAQVEPEVLEAMMAAGKGRLEISFGTQVERININFTNPDPALGDKRSTTEAGPHPSLSDPAVRRALSLAIDRDIIVEAGYGQSGKPTCNIVPAPEAVASTKNDSWCLKQDIEAANKLLDDAGWARGPDGIRAKDGVRLSFLYQTSTNSVRQATQELVKAMWAEIGVDAELRNASASVFFGGDPASPDTFQKFYADVEMYTNNFDGTDPEKYLAEWLCDKMPSPENGWQGQNIPRYCNPEYDKFVGELSRTSDLDKRAELAKQLNDMLTEEGAHIPLVHRGDQSSFAVTLDGILMNSWDSQVWNIADWHRKK; encoded by the coding sequence ATGAAGACCTTCAATACCCTGCTTGCGGGGACTGTAGCATGCTTGGCACTTTCGACATCGCTTGCCCATGCCGAGCGAGGCGCCGACGGTGAGCTCAAGATCCTGTTCTGGCAGGCAGTGTCCACCATGAACCCCTTCCTGTCGGCAGGCACCAAGGAAGTCTATGCCTCGTCGATGGTGATCGAGCCGCTGGCCCGCTATGACGAGAAGGGCGAGCTCGTTCCTTGGCTCGTGACGGAGATCCCGACGGTAGAGAACGGCGGCATTTCAGAAGATCTACTCAGCATGACATGGAAGCTGATGCCTGACCTGAAGTGGTCGGACGGCTCTGCCTTCACGGCCGACGATGTCGTCTTCACCTGGAAATACTGCACGGCGCCAGATGGCGGTTGCGCCCAGCGCGCCCAGTATGAAGGGGTGAAGAACGTCGAAGCGGTCGATCCTCAGACCGTGAAGGTGACCTTCGAAGAACCGAAGCCTTATCCCTACAGCGCCTTTGTCGGCGCCCAGTCACCCATCATCCAGGCCGCGCAGTTCAAGGATTGCCTTGGAGCCAAAGCCCCCGGCTGCACGGACGCCAACTTCAAGCCCGTCGGCACCGGTCCCTTCGTCGTCACGGACTTCAAGCCAAACGACGTGATCACGTTCGAAGCCAACTCGAATTATCGCGATCCGGACAAGCCGGCCTTTGCTTCCGTAACCTTGAAGGGCGGCGGCGATGCGGCCTCGGCCGCGCGCGCCGTGCTCGAAACCGGCGAGTTTGACTATGCCTGGAATGCTCAGGTCGAACCGGAGGTGCTGGAGGCGATGATGGCTGCCGGCAAGGGCCGACTGGAGATATCCTTCGGCACCCAGGTCGAGCGCATCAACATCAACTTCACCAATCCGGATCCAGCTCTTGGCGACAAGCGCTCGACGACGGAAGCCGGTCCGCATCCGTCGTTGAGCGATCCCGCCGTCCGCCGCGCGCTGTCGCTGGCGATCGACCGCGACATCATCGTCGAAGCGGGCTACGGTCAGTCGGGCAAGCCCACCTGCAACATCGTGCCGGCGCCCGAAGCAGTCGCCTCCACCAAGAATGACAGCTGGTGCCTGAAGCAGGATATCGAAGCGGCCAACAAGCTGCTCGACGATGCCGGCTGGGCCCGCGGTCCCGATGGCATCCGCGCCAAGGATGGCGTACGCCTCTCCTTCCTCTACCAGACCTCCACGAACTCGGTCCGTCAGGCGACGCAGGAACTGGTCAAGGCGATGTGGGCGGAGATCGGCGTCGATGCGGAACTCCGCAATGCCAGCGCCTCGGTCTTCTTCGGCGGCGACCCGGCAAGCCCCGATACCTTCCAGAAGTTCTATGCCGACGTCGAAATGTACACCAACAACTTCGACGGAACCGATCCGGAGAAATATCTGGCAGAGTGGCTGTGCGACAAGATGCCGTCGCCCGAGAATGGCTGGCAGGGTCAGAACATCCCCCGCTACTGCAATCCCGAGTACGACAAGTTCGTAGGCGAACTGTCCCGGACATCGGATCTCGACAAGCGGGCGGAACTTGCCAAGCAGCTCAACGACATGCTGACCGAAGAAGGCGCCCATATTCCGCTTGTCCATCGCGGCGACCAGTCGTCATTCGCGGTTACCCTGGACGGCATCCTCATGAATTCCTGGGACTCCCAGGTCTGGAACATCGCCGACTGGCATCGCAAGAAGTAA
- a CDS encoding ABC transporter permease: protein MFTYTLRRLLFAIPTLLVISFVIFALLDLAPNDPTGDLPLTIPPEVREQIRASLGLDQPFLVRYLRWLQQFFINEPLNILESITGWQFGDGERMRVLSWATRSPVVDLIVQRLPQTLWVVGLAYLFGILIAIPIGVISAYKQYSIFDQIGTFVSMVGYSVPTFFTGVLLIVIFSSYLQWFPSVYDTNLRVTDFSSFVAQMRQMALPVAVLALYNASQIARFVRASMLDNLHQDYVRTARAKGVKEKAVLLVHVLRNSLIPVVTVIALGVPTIFSGAIITEQIFRVNGLGQLLIIAIQGADIPLVQTLTFIFAVLIVLFNLIADVLYGILDPRIRYD, encoded by the coding sequence ATGTTCACATACACGCTGCGGCGATTGTTGTTTGCGATCCCGACCCTGCTGGTCATCAGCTTCGTCATCTTTGCGCTGCTCGACCTTGCACCGAACGACCCGACGGGCGACCTGCCACTCACCATCCCGCCGGAAGTCCGCGAGCAAATCCGCGCCTCGCTCGGCCTCGACCAGCCCTTCCTTGTTCGCTACCTCCGCTGGCTGCAGCAGTTCTTCATCAACGAACCGCTGAACATCCTGGAAAGCATCACCGGCTGGCAGTTCGGCGATGGCGAGCGCATGCGCGTCCTTTCATGGGCGACGCGAAGCCCGGTCGTCGATCTCATCGTCCAGCGCCTGCCGCAGACCCTCTGGGTGGTCGGCCTCGCCTATCTCTTCGGCATACTGATCGCCATTCCGATCGGCGTGATCTCCGCCTACAAGCAGTATTCCATCTTCGACCAGATCGGCACCTTCGTCTCCATGGTCGGCTATTCCGTGCCGACCTTCTTCACCGGCGTCCTGCTGATCGTCATCTTCTCCTCCTACCTGCAGTGGTTTCCCTCCGTCTACGACACCAATCTCCGGGTCACGGACTTCTCAAGCTTCGTCGCGCAGATGCGGCAGATGGCGCTGCCGGTCGCCGTACTGGCGCTCTACAACGCCTCCCAGATCGCCCGCTTCGTCCGCGCCTCGATGCTGGACAACCTGCATCAGGACTACGTGCGCACTGCCCGCGCCAAGGGCGTGAAGGAAAAGGCGGTTCTGCTTGTACACGTGCTCCGCAACAGCCTGATACCCGTAGTGACGGTCATTGCGCTCGGCGTGCCGACCATCTTCTCCGGCGCCATCATCACCGAACAGATCTTCCGCGTGAACGGCCTCGGCCAGTTGCTGATCATCGCCATCCAGGGCGCAGACATTCCGCTGGTCCAGACCCTGACCTTCATCTTCGCGGTGCTGATCGTCCTCTTCAACCTGATTGCCGATGTGCTTTACGGCATTCTCGACCCGAGGATCCGGTATGACTGA
- a CDS encoding ABC transporter permease: MTDTVLPAVPAKAESPARSAARDIWRQFRAHRGGVVGLGVFVFIVLAVYVGPYIHTVAPNAINIRDKNQWPSLAHPFGTDNLGKDMLAQVLAGGRISLAVGITAMLLALFLGTLVGLLSGYFRRLDGPLMRVTDLFLALPLLPLLLVIIMLFRDTLRASFGPETGIFILIVFVIGITSWMHTARIVRGDVLAVKSQEFVTAARSSGMREHRIILRHILPNVLSSIMVSATLGIASAIITESALSFLGLGFPSDFPTWGRLLYDGANFMQLTPSRVLWPGLAISLTVLSVNFMGDAIRDALDPRTLKR, translated from the coding sequence ATGACTGACACGGTACTTCCCGCAGTCCCGGCAAAGGCCGAAAGCCCGGCCCGCTCCGCCGCCCGCGACATTTGGAGACAATTCCGTGCCCACAGGGGCGGTGTCGTCGGACTTGGCGTCTTCGTCTTCATCGTCCTGGCGGTCTATGTCGGACCCTATATCCACACCGTCGCACCGAACGCGATCAACATCCGCGACAAGAACCAGTGGCCATCGCTGGCGCATCCCTTTGGAACCGACAATCTCGGCAAGGACATGCTGGCGCAGGTGCTCGCCGGAGGGCGTATTTCCCTCGCCGTCGGCATCACCGCAATGCTGCTGGCCCTCTTTCTCGGAACGCTGGTCGGCTTGCTCTCCGGCTACTTCCGGCGGCTGGACGGACCATTGATGCGGGTGACCGATCTCTTCCTTGCCCTGCCGCTGCTGCCACTGCTACTCGTCATCATCATGCTTTTTCGCGATACGCTGCGGGCCTCGTTCGGACCAGAGACGGGCATATTCATCCTGATCGTCTTCGTCATCGGCATCACGAGCTGGATGCACACCGCGCGCATCGTCCGCGGCGACGTGCTGGCGGTGAAGAGCCAGGAATTTGTTACTGCCGCCAGGAGCAGCGGGATGCGCGAGCATCGCATCATCCTACGTCACATCCTGCCGAACGTGCTGAGCTCCATCATGGTCTCTGCGACCCTCGGCATCGCATCGGCGATCATCACCGAGTCGGCGCTGAGCTTCCTCGGTCTCGGCTTTCCTTCCGATTTTCCGACCTGGGGGCGGTTGCTCTATGACGGTGCCAACTTCATGCAGCTCACACCCTCACGCGTACTCTGGCCGGGGCTGGCTATCTCGCTGACGGTCCTGAGCGTCAACTTCATGGGTGACGCAATTCGTGACGCGCTTGACCCGCGAACGCTCAAGCGCTGA
- a CDS encoding sensor histidine kinase, which yields MREFLLPALVDLGASVIIQDARHDYLLVANLPEVWLPDGWESGTLASPTDSSLFGAEVAARLTSLKAEMLEAGQKGQLEVMVGAEQFFEFRVQAVEFAHGGLHLVTTIVDRSEERHRERLLRALLREVSHRSKNLLAIIQSIALQTARYSGSLDLFLHKFRGRLYSLSQSQDLITDSSWRGAYFFDLVQQQTEKYLPENRDLVSVRGVNLLLSPNASLHLGLALHELIVNAVSHGSLLHSSLPIEVSCTRKRIDGHDMVRMVWNEPLSLAADEKNDPQDMKAHFGSTVLERVVPASVNGKAEYIIAKDRISYHLTFPLEPGVTDEG from the coding sequence TTGCGAGAGTTTCTGCTGCCTGCGCTGGTCGACCTCGGCGCCAGCGTCATCATCCAGGATGCTCGCCACGATTATCTTCTCGTCGCTAACCTTCCAGAGGTATGGCTTCCGGATGGCTGGGAGAGCGGTACGCTTGCCTCACCCACCGACAGCAGCCTTTTCGGAGCAGAAGTTGCCGCCCGCCTGACGTCGCTGAAGGCGGAAATGCTCGAGGCCGGCCAGAAAGGCCAGCTTGAGGTGATGGTCGGGGCGGAGCAGTTTTTCGAGTTCCGGGTCCAGGCCGTCGAATTCGCCCATGGCGGGCTTCATCTTGTCACGACCATAGTGGACCGCTCGGAAGAGCGGCATCGCGAGCGCCTCCTGCGGGCGCTGCTGCGCGAGGTGAGCCACCGGTCGAAAAACCTGCTCGCGATCATCCAGAGCATTGCGCTGCAGACTGCGCGCTATTCGGGTTCGCTGGATCTCTTCCTCCACAAGTTCCGCGGGCGGCTCTATTCGCTGTCGCAGTCGCAGGACCTAATCACGGATTCGAGCTGGCGCGGGGCGTATTTCTTCGACCTCGTGCAGCAGCAGACCGAGAAGTATCTTCCTGAGAATCGGGATCTGGTGAGCGTCAGGGGCGTCAATCTTCTGCTAAGCCCCAATGCGTCGCTTCATCTGGGGCTGGCGCTGCACGAATTGATCGTCAATGCAGTCAGCCACGGCTCGCTGTTGCACAGCAGCCTGCCAATCGAAGTGTCCTGCACGCGAAAGCGCATCGACGGCCATGACATGGTGCGAATGGTCTGGAATGAGCCGCTTTCGCTCGCCGCAGACGAGAAAAATGACCCGCAGGACATGAAGGCGCATTTCGGCAGCACCGTCCTTGAGCGCGTGGTTCCCGCATCGGTCAACGGCAAGGCCGAATATATCATCGCGAAAGACAGAATTTCCTACCACCTGACGTTCCCGCTGGAACCCGGCGTGACCGACGAAGGCTGA
- a CDS encoding response regulator, with product MSLTTRVASHLPYLRRYARAVTGSQTSGDAYVAAVLEALIADVSIFPETSKDRVSLYKLFVAIFGSTSIEIRPIESPFAWEQRAAANLSSLPSMARHAFLLVSVEGFTIEETAEVLDVSVQKATELLDEASREISRQVATDIMIIEDEPLIALDIEQMVQELGHRVTGIARTHKEAVDLFQSSKPKMVLADIQLADGSSGIDAVNEILKTSTVPVIFITAFPERLLTGERPEPAFLVTKPFNPDMVKALISQALFFNETVKAAA from the coding sequence ATGTCACTTACTACACGCGTTGCGTCACACCTTCCGTACTTGCGCCGTTATGCACGTGCCGTCACCGGATCCCAGACTTCCGGAGACGCCTATGTGGCCGCCGTACTGGAAGCGTTGATCGCGGATGTCTCGATCTTTCCCGAAACGTCCAAGGACCGTGTTTCGCTTTACAAACTGTTTGTCGCGATCTTTGGTTCCACATCGATCGAAATCCGGCCCATCGAATCCCCCTTCGCCTGGGAACAGCGTGCGGCTGCGAATCTTTCCTCGCTGCCGTCGATGGCTCGCCACGCCTTCCTTCTCGTTTCCGTAGAAGGCTTCACAATTGAGGAAACCGCGGAAGTTCTGGATGTCAGCGTACAGAAGGCGACCGAACTTCTTGATGAAGCGTCAAGAGAGATTTCCCGCCAGGTTGCGACCGACATCATGATCATCGAGGACGAGCCGCTTATTGCGCTCGACATCGAGCAGATGGTCCAGGAACTCGGCCATCGCGTCACGGGTATCGCCCGGACCCACAAGGAAGCGGTCGACCTCTTCCAGAGTTCGAAGCCCAAGATGGTACTTGCCGATATCCAGCTTGCCGACGGAAGCTCCGGGATCGACGCGGTCAACGAGATCCTGAAGACCTCCACGGTGCCTGTCATCTTCATCACCGCTTTCCCGGAGAGGCTGCTGACTGGCGAGCGTCCGGAGCCCGCCTTTCTGGTGACTAAGCCGTTCAACCCGGACATGGTGAAGGCGCTGATCAGCCAGGCTCTGTTCTTCAACGAAACTGTCAAGGCGGCTGCTTGA
- a CDS encoding NepR family anti-sigma factor: MTLSPHDMRPGSVPPNASISRKLREFYDAVQEEGIPDRFLDLLEKLETAERNAQSVKVK, encoded by the coding sequence ATGACCCTTTCCCCGCATGACATGAGACCCGGATCGGTGCCGCCGAACGCATCGATCTCCAGGAAGCTGCGCGAGTTCTACGACGCGGTGCAGGAAGAGGGCATTCCCGATCGGTTTCTGGATCTTCTCGAGAAGCTCGAGACTGCTGAACGCAATGCGCAGTCGGTTAAGGTGAAATGA
- a CDS encoding RNA polymerase sigma factor yields the protein MTENDDRGFKRDLLASLPNLRAFAVSLTGRHDKADDLVQDTIMKAWANQTSFTAGTNMRAWLFTILRNEFYSQMRKRGREVQDTDGLFSERFSVHPEQYGRLDLQDFRKALDTLPDDQREAIILVGAAGFAYEEAATICGCAVGTIKSRVSRARTRLQELLGVSGEGDFGPDAGHAAITARAFGS from the coding sequence ATGACCGAGAACGATGATCGCGGATTCAAGCGCGACCTTCTCGCATCCCTCCCGAATCTCCGTGCCTTTGCGGTCTCCCTGACTGGGCGCCACGACAAGGCGGACGACTTGGTCCAGGACACGATCATGAAGGCCTGGGCCAACCAGACAAGCTTCACGGCCGGTACGAACATGCGGGCATGGCTCTTCACAATTCTCCGCAACGAGTTCTACAGCCAGATGCGCAAGCGCGGGCGAGAGGTGCAGGATACGGACGGGCTGTTCAGCGAACGCTTTTCCGTCCACCCTGAACAGTACGGGCGGCTGGATCTGCAGGATTTCCGCAAGGCTCTCGACACCCTCCCGGACGACCAGCGCGAGGCAATCATCCTCGTCGGCGCCGCGGGATTTGCTTACGAAGAAGCGGCAACCATTTGCGGCTGCGCCGTCGGGACCATCAAGAGCCGCGTCAGCCGAGCGCGTACCCGTCTGCAGGAACTGCTAGGCGTTTCGGGCGAGGGTGACTTCGGGCCTGATGCTGGGCACGCCGCAATCACGGCTCGTGCATTCGGCAGTTAG
- a CDS encoding Crp/Fnr family transcriptional regulator yields the protein MAISKPAVPPRIPCQQCPLRPRPSFRDFTDDELDFVASFKVAETPAEPGMAIMVEGERNPSLYTVMSGWGFRYKILEDGRRQILNYVLPGDMIGLQGNVMKEMQHSVEALTRMTLCTFERERFPQLFRSQPTLAFDITWIAAREESMLDEHLLSVGRRSAYERAAYLLAFLDARAQAAIASHTELRQLPLTQQHVADTLGLSLVHTNKTLRKLMDQGLVRWLDRGCEIIDAAGLYRAAEWRPPKEGARPFI from the coding sequence ATGGCCATATCGAAGCCTGCCGTACCGCCGCGCATCCCGTGCCAGCAGTGTCCGCTGCGGCCACGACCTTCTTTCCGGGATTTTACCGATGACGAGCTTGATTTCGTCGCGAGCTTCAAAGTCGCGGAGACGCCAGCCGAGCCGGGCATGGCGATCATGGTTGAAGGGGAGCGTAATCCCTCGCTCTACACCGTGATGAGTGGCTGGGGCTTTCGCTACAAGATCCTTGAGGACGGCAGGCGCCAGATCCTCAACTACGTCCTGCCGGGCGACATGATCGGCCTGCAGGGAAACGTCATGAAGGAGATGCAGCATTCGGTGGAAGCGCTGACCCGAATGACGCTTTGCACCTTCGAAAGGGAACGGTTCCCGCAACTTTTCCGCAGCCAGCCGACGCTGGCTTTCGACATCACCTGGATTGCGGCGCGGGAAGAATCCATGCTGGACGAGCACCTGCTGAGCGTCGGCCGACGCAGCGCATACGAGCGCGCCGCCTATCTTCTTGCATTCCTGGATGCACGCGCGCAGGCGGCTATAGCCTCCCACACTGAGCTTCGGCAACTACCGCTGACCCAGCAGCATGTGGCGGACACGCTTGGCCTGTCACTTGTCCACACCAACAAGACCTTGAGAAAGCTGATGGATCAGGGGCTTGTGCGCTGGCTCGACCGCGGCTGCGAGATCATCGATGCCGCAGGTCTTTATCGAGCGGCGGAATGGCGCCCCCCTAAGGAGGGAGCCCGGCCTTTCATCTAG
- a CDS encoding DUF883 family protein, producing MAPVNTPNEPMGSSASRSDIEAQLQQLRDDIANLARTVAAVGSDKAGDYRNRVRKATNDATDVSMQMVEAARDQALSLEKDLEGKIRTNPLQAVAMAAGVGFLIALLVRR from the coding sequence ATGGCACCCGTCAATACACCGAACGAGCCGATGGGCTCTTCCGCATCCCGGAGCGATATCGAGGCCCAGCTCCAGCAGCTTCGCGATGATATCGCAAATCTCGCACGTACCGTTGCCGCGGTAGGCTCCGACAAGGCCGGCGATTACCGCAATCGCGTGCGGAAGGCGACCAATGACGCCACAGATGTCTCCATGCAGATGGTTGAGGCGGCGCGCGACCAAGCTCTTTCCCTTGAAAAGGACCTCGAAGGCAAGATCCGCACGAACCCGCTGCAGGCCGTGGCCATGGCCGCGGGCGTAGGCTTCCTGATCGCTCTGCTGGTCCGCCGCTGA